GGTCGAGGTCGGGCTCGATGCCGGATGCGCCGCTCGCCATGAGCGTGACCTGGTCGTTGGTCGACATGCAGCCGTCGGAGTCGAGGCGGTCGAAGCTCACGCGCGTCGCGCGGCGCAGCGCCTCGTCGAGCTGCGCGGGCAGGAGCACGGCGTCGGTCGTGATGACGACGAGCATCGTCGCGAGGCCCGGCGCGAGCATGCCCGCACCCTTCGCCATGCCGCCGATCGTCCAGCCGTCGCGGCGCACGACCGCGGTCTTCGGCTTCGAGTCGGTCGTCATGATGGCGCGCGCCGCATCCGCGCCGCCCTTCTCGGTGCGCTCGGCGGCCGCGAGGTGCGCGCCCGCGATGACCTTCTCGCGCGGCAGCTGCTCGCCGATGAGGCCCGTCGAGCACACGAGCACGTCGCCCGCGGAGACGCCGAGCGCCTCGCCGACGGCCTCGGCGGTCGCGTGGGTCGTCTGGAAGCCCTCCGGTCCCGTGAAGCAGTTGGCGCCGCCCGAGTTGAGGATGATCGCGCTCACGGTGCCGTCGGCGATGACCTGCTGCGACCAGATGATCGGGTTCGCCTTCGCGCGGTTGCTCGTGAACACGGCGGCCGCGCTGCGCAGCGGACCCTCGTTGACGACGAGCGCGAGGTCGAGCTTCTCGAAGCCCTTGAGGCCCGCCGCGACGCCTGCGGCGGTGAATCCGGATGCGGCGGTGACGCTCACGGCGCGACTCCGTTCACGGGGAGGCCCGCGGCCTCGGGCAGCCCGAGCGCGAGATTGGCGGACTGGATGGCGGCACCCGCGGTGCCCTTGACGAGGTTGTCGATCGCCGAGACGACGACCACGCGGCCCGCGTTCTCGTCGACGGCGACGCCCATGAGGGCCGTGTTGGCGCCCGTCGTGTCGTTCGATCGAGGGAAGGAGCCCTGCGGCAGCACGCGCACGAAGGTCTCCCCCGCGTACGCGCCCTCCCAGGCCTCGCGCACATCCGCCGCCGAGACGCCGGGCGCGAGCCGCGCCGTCGACGTCGCGAGGATGCCGCGCGACATCGGCACGAGCACGGGCGTGAACGAGATGCTCACGCCCTCGCCGCCCGACGCCGTGAGGTTCTGCACGATCTCGGGTGTGTGCCGGTGCACGCCGCCGACGGCGTAGGCCGAGGCGGAGCCCATGATCTCGCTCGCGAGGAGGTCGGTGCGCAGCGACTTGCCCGCGCCCGAGGTTCCGACCGCGAGCACCGACACGAGGTCATGCGCCTCGACGACGCCCGCGGCGACGCCCGGCGCGAGACCCAGGGTGATCGCGGTGACGTTGCAGCCGGGGACGGCGATGCGCGTCGCGCCCGGGAGGTTGTCGCGCTGCTTGGCGGCGCCGCCGTCGAGCAGGAGCTCGGGCATGCCGTAGGCCCAGGCGCCGTGGTACTCACCGCCGTAGAACGCGTCCCACGCGTCCTGCGAGGTGAGCCGGTGGTCGGCGCCGCAGTCGACGGCGACGACGTCGTCGGGCAGCTCCGCCGCGATGGCACCGGATGCGCCGTGCGGCAGCGCGAAGAAGACGAGGTCGGCATCCGAGAGCACGGATGCCGTGGTCGGCTGGAGCTCGAGCTCGGCGAGGCTCACGAGGTGCGGATGCACGGCGCCGAGGCGCTGACCCGCGTTCTGGTGGGCGGTGACGACGCGGACCTCGAACTCGGGGTGGCCGGCGAGGAGCCGCAGCAGCTCGCCGCCCGCGTAACCGCTGGCGCCTGCGACGGCGACGGAGATGGGCATGACTTCAACCTTATTGTCGTGTGGACGGGGCCGGAGGCGGCGACGTCACGCGACGGGCTGAGACGGGTCAGCGGCGCGACGTCGCCGAGATTCGGCGCACGCGGCGGACGCGACGGAGCTCCACGCTCTCGAACGGCATCCGCTGACCCACGCGTCGAGGGTAGCAGAGCGC
The Protaetiibacter sp. SSC-01 genome window above contains:
- the argJ gene encoding bifunctional glutamate N-acetyltransferase/amino-acid acetyltransferase ArgJ, giving the protein MSVTAASGFTAAGVAAGLKGFEKLDLALVVNEGPLRSAAAVFTSNRAKANPIIWSQQVIADGTVSAIILNSGGANCFTGPEGFQTTHATAEAVGEALGVSAGDVLVCSTGLIGEQLPREKVIAGAHLAAAERTEKGGADAARAIMTTDSKPKTAVVRRDGWTIGGMAKGAGMLAPGLATMLVVITTDAVLLPAQLDEALRRATRVSFDRLDSDGCMSTNDQVTLMASGASGIEPDLDLFAAGLTEVCMDLAFQLQADAEGASHDIVIEVMSAASEDDAVEVGRSIARNNLFKAAVFGNDPNWGRVLAAIGTTQAEFDPYDVDVIMNGVRVCTKGGPDRPRTEVDLRPRRLHLQLELHAGHFGAIILTNDLTHDYVHENSAYSS
- the argC gene encoding N-acetyl-gamma-glutamyl-phosphate reductase, which produces MPISVAVAGASGYAGGELLRLLAGHPEFEVRVVTAHQNAGQRLGAVHPHLVSLAELELQPTTASVLSDADLVFFALPHGASGAIAAELPDDVVAVDCGADHRLTSQDAWDAFYGGEYHGAWAYGMPELLLDGGAAKQRDNLPGATRIAVPGCNVTAITLGLAPGVAAGVVEAHDLVSVLAVGTSGAGKSLRTDLLASEIMGSASAYAVGGVHRHTPEIVQNLTASGGEGVSISFTPVLVPMSRGILATSTARLAPGVSAADVREAWEGAYAGETFVRVLPQGSFPRSNDTTGANTALMGVAVDENAGRVVVVSAIDNLVKGTAGAAIQSANLALGLPEAAGLPVNGVAP